Proteins encoded in a region of the Paramagnetospirillum magneticum AMB-1 genome:
- a CDS encoding DUF2442 domain-containing protein has translation MHRDVVQVTTVDGFKLHLRFQDGAEGEVDCSSLLSFKGVFAPLKDPAEFAKVRVNPELGTICWPNGADICPDVLYSRVTGAPLPGTH, from the coding sequence ATGCACCGGGATGTTGTCCAAGTCACCACGGTTGACGGGTTCAAGCTTCATCTGCGCTTCCAGGACGGCGCCGAGGGCGAGGTGGATTGCTCCAGCCTGCTCTCCTTCAAGGGGGTCTTCGCCCCCCTGAAGGACCCCGCCGAATTCGCCAAGGTCCGGGTCAATCCCGAACTGGGAACCATCTGCTGGCCCAACGGCGCCGACATTTGCCCCGACGTCCTTTATTCCCGCGTCACAGGCGCCCCCCTTCCCGGAACACACTGA
- a CDS encoding DUF6626 family protein, with product MRKLEEIYKEFHSLGIVTSGRDFGEWLNRSQSYLSSSKSRSRRISTEALLALVSNVTEVIDSTNEAAVLCSDEIQIKELQEGVKALKILENEAWTEIWRRVR from the coding sequence ATGCGAAAATTAGAAGAGATATATAAAGAGTTTCATTCGTTGGGAATTGTAACTTCTGGTCGCGATTTTGGTGAATGGTTAAACAGAAGCCAGAGCTACTTGAGTAGTTCAAAATCGAGAAGCCGTCGAATATCAACCGAAGCACTTTTGGCATTGGTTTCGAATGTGACTGAGGTAATTGATTCGACCAATGAAGCTGCGGTTCTTTGTTCCGATGAAATTCAGATCAAGGAACTGCAAGAAGGTGTCAAGGCACTTAAGATTCTTGAGAATGAAGCATGGACCGAAATCTGGCGTCGGGTGAGGTGA
- a CDS encoding tyrosine-type recombinase/integrase, translated as MAGKQAKVLTATQISTVLLHLGSTRHGVRDRVMFLLSAKAGLRAKEIACITWSMVLTATGEVGDMIHLEDKATKRASGRSIPMNRELRSALVELHARGIRSPDHPVIFSERGIGMTANTVVAWFSRLYDRLGFLGCSSHSGRRTFVTNAARKVGQAGGSLRDVQQLAGHRSLAMTARYIESDSDSQRRLVNLI; from the coding sequence ATGGCAGGCAAGCAGGCAAAGGTTCTCACGGCGACCCAAATCTCGACAGTTTTGCTTCATCTTGGATCGACCCGGCATGGAGTTCGTGATCGGGTCATGTTCCTGTTGTCGGCGAAGGCCGGCCTCAGGGCCAAGGAAATTGCCTGCATCACATGGTCGATGGTACTGACCGCGACCGGCGAAGTGGGCGACATGATCCACTTGGAGGATAAAGCAACAAAACGGGCGTCGGGTCGGTCGATCCCAATGAACCGGGAATTGAGGTCGGCCCTGGTCGAATTGCATGCCCGAGGAATTCGCAGTCCAGACCATCCCGTAATTTTTTCGGAACGCGGTATAGGGATGACGGCGAACACCGTCGTCGCGTGGTTCTCCCGCCTTTATGATCGCCTCGGATTTCTGGGATGCTCATCGCATAGTGGACGACGGACGTTCGTCACCAACGCGGCCCGAAAGGTTGGACAGGCCGGTGGTTCTTTGCGTGATGTCCAACAACTTGCAGGACATCGCAGTCTGGCGATGACGGCCCGTTACATCGAGTCCGATTCGGATTCGCAGCGGCGGCTGGTCAACTTAATCTAA
- a CDS encoding HypC/HybG/HupF family hydrogenase formation chaperone, with the protein MCLALPALVTELLPDDSAKVNLGGVAKTVSLALVSDVKPGDYVIVHVGYALSVIDPEEAARTLELFREMGELAEDVPA; encoded by the coding sequence ATGTGCCTTGCCCTCCCCGCCCTGGTCACCGAGCTGTTGCCCGACGATTCGGCCAAGGTCAATCTCGGCGGCGTCGCCAAGACGGTGTCCCTGGCCCTGGTCAGCGACGTGAAGCCCGGGGATTACGTCATCGTCCACGTGGGCTACGCCCTGTCGGTGATCGATCCGGAAGAGGCGGCCCGCACCCTCGAGCTGTTCCGCGAGATGGGCGAACTGGCCGAGGACGTGCCGGCGTGA
- the hypE gene encoding hydrogenase expression/formation protein HypE → MTLPRRAHPRPLDIASGRVDLTHGGGGRAMAQLVEELFIAAFDNEALNQRNDQAAFDVAGGRMVMTTDGYVISPLFFPGGDIGSLAVHGTVNDVAMAGARPISLSAGFIIEEGFPLSDLKRIVESMAKASKEAGVPVVTGDTKVVEKGKGDGIFITTAGIGMVPPGVEISGDKARSGDAILVSGTMGDHGVAVMSQRESLGFETEILSDSAALHTMVAEMVAAVPGIRVLRDPTRGGLAATLNEIASQSGIGMLMEEALVPVKPQVLGACELLGLDPLYVANEGKLICICAEEDAARLLDIMRAHPLGADAARIGACREDSHHFVQMKTRMGGNRVVDWLAGEQLPRIC, encoded by the coding sequence ATGACCCTGCCCCGCCGCGCCCATCCCCGCCCGCTGGACATCGCCTCCGGCCGCGTCGACCTCACCCATGGCGGCGGCGGCCGCGCCATGGCCCAACTGGTCGAGGAATTGTTCATCGCCGCCTTCGACAACGAGGCGCTGAACCAGCGCAATGACCAGGCCGCCTTCGACGTTGCCGGCGGCAGGATGGTGATGACCACCGACGGCTACGTCATCAGCCCGCTGTTCTTTCCCGGCGGCGACATCGGGTCGCTGGCCGTGCACGGCACCGTCAACGACGTGGCCATGGCCGGCGCCCGGCCCATCTCGCTGTCGGCGGGCTTCATCATCGAGGAGGGTTTTCCCCTCTCGGACCTGAAGCGCATCGTCGAGTCCATGGCCAAGGCCAGCAAGGAGGCCGGCGTGCCGGTGGTCACCGGCGACACCAAGGTGGTTGAAAAGGGCAAGGGCGACGGCATCTTCATCACCACGGCGGGCATCGGCATGGTGCCGCCCGGCGTGGAGATTTCCGGCGACAAGGCGCGGTCCGGCGACGCCATCCTGGTGTCTGGCACCATGGGCGACCACGGCGTGGCGGTGATGAGCCAGCGGGAAAGCTTGGGATTCGAGACCGAGATCCTGTCCGATTCCGCCGCATTGCATACAATGGTCGCCGAGATGGTCGCAGCGGTCCCGGGTATCCGGGTGCTTCGCGATCCCACAAGGGGCGGCCTTGCCGCCACCTTGAACGAGATCGCCAGCCAGTCGGGAATCGGCATGCTGATGGAAGAGGCTTTGGTGCCGGTCAAGCCCCAGGTGCTGGGCGCCTGCGAGCTGCTGGGTCTGGACCCCCTCTATGTCGCCAACGAGGGCAAGCTGATCTGTATCTGCGCCGAAGAGGACGCGGCCCGCCTGCTCGACATCATGCGCGCCCATCCCTTGGGCGCCGACGCGGCGCGCATCGGGGCGTGCCGGGAAGATTCCCACCACTTCGTCCAGATGAAGACCCGCATGGGCGGCAACCGGGTGGTGGACTGGCTGGCCGGCGAACAGTTGCCGAGGATCTGCTGA
- a CDS encoding hydrogenase maturation protein: MHVLLLAHSFNSLTQRLWVELSELGHDVTCEFDVNDAVTLQAVELARPDVIVAPFLKRAIPEAVWKNHLCLVVHPGPPGDRGPAALDWAILEGHTDWGVTVLQAEEGMDEGPVWASRTFPLRHATKSSLYRNEVADGAVEAVLDALARLGDGPVGRPALAPFRPSPRQADRAIDWTHDDTATVLAKIRSADGTPGLLDSILDRSVYLHDAHAASGLSGKPGELVARSGRAVARATTDGAVWIGHLRAREEHGLKLPALDVLGPQDHLPEAPGYHDIWYDERHGVGYLHFPFVNGAMSTDQCRRLRAAFVKAAQRPTKVIALMGGPDFWSNGIHLCTIESAASPAEESWANINAMNDLTREIITCGSHLTVAAMQGNAGAGGVFMALAADLVAAREAVVLNPHYKGMGNLYGSEYWTYLLPRRCGPDKARQVVEARLPMGTAEAERLGLIDCRFGRDVPEFRRLVEEMAEALTTDPALDERLAAKRLSRAADEAAKPLEQYRAEELEHMKLNFYGFDPSYHVARYNFIHKVKKSRTPLYLAVHRSKINNIR; the protein is encoded by the coding sequence ATGCACGTCTTGCTATTGGCCCATTCCTTCAACTCGCTGACCCAGCGCCTGTGGGTGGAACTGTCCGAGTTGGGCCACGACGTCACCTGCGAATTCGACGTCAACGACGCCGTCACCCTTCAGGCGGTGGAGTTGGCGCGGCCCGACGTGATCGTCGCCCCGTTCCTCAAGCGCGCCATCCCCGAGGCGGTCTGGAAGAACCACCTGTGTCTGGTGGTCCACCCCGGCCCGCCCGGCGACCGAGGCCCGGCGGCCCTGGATTGGGCCATCCTGGAAGGCCACACGGACTGGGGCGTCACCGTGCTACAGGCCGAGGAAGGCATGGATGAAGGTCCGGTCTGGGCCAGCCGCACCTTCCCGTTGCGTCACGCCACCAAGTCCAGCCTCTATCGCAACGAAGTGGCCGACGGAGCGGTGGAAGCGGTGCTCGACGCCCTCGCCCGCCTGGGAGACGGACCGGTCGGTCGCCCTGCCCTGGCTCCCTTCAGGCCTTCGCCCCGGCAGGCCGACCGCGCCATCGACTGGACCCATGACGATACCGCGACGGTGCTGGCCAAGATCCGCTCGGCCGACGGCACGCCCGGCCTGCTGGATAGTATTCTCGACCGGTCGGTCTACCTCCATGACGCCCATGCCGCCTCGGGTCTGTCGGGCAAGCCGGGCGAACTGGTCGCCCGCTCGGGCCGGGCGGTGGCGCGGGCCACCACCGACGGCGCCGTGTGGATCGGCCATCTGCGCGCCCGGGAGGAGCACGGCCTCAAGCTGCCAGCGCTGGACGTGCTGGGGCCGCAGGACCATCTGCCCGAAGCCCCCGGCTATCACGACATCTGGTACGACGAGCGCCACGGGGTGGGCTATCTCCACTTCCCCTTCGTCAACGGCGCCATGAGCACCGATCAGTGCCGCCGCCTCCGGGCCGCCTTCGTCAAGGCCGCGCAACGGCCCACCAAGGTCATCGCCCTGATGGGCGGACCGGATTTCTGGTCCAACGGCATTCATCTGTGCACCATCGAATCCGCAGCCAGCCCGGCCGAGGAATCCTGGGCCAACATCAACGCCATGAACGACCTGACCCGCGAGATCATCACCTGCGGCAGCCATCTCACCGTGGCCGCGATGCAGGGCAATGCCGGAGCCGGGGGGGTGTTCATGGCCCTGGCCGCCGATCTGGTGGCGGCGCGGGAAGCAGTGGTGCTCAACCCCCATTACAAGGGCATGGGCAACCTCTACGGCTCGGAATACTGGACCTATCTGCTGCCCCGGCGCTGCGGCCCCGACAAGGCGCGTCAGGTGGTCGAGGCCCGCCTGCCCATGGGCACCGCCGAGGCCGAGCGCCTGGGGCTGATCGACTGCCGCTTTGGCCGCGACGTGCCGGAATTCCGCCGTCTGGTGGAGGAAATGGCCGAGGCGCTGACCACCGACCCGGCACTGGACGAGCGCCTGGCCGCCAAGCGCCTGAGCCGTGCCGCCGACGAGGCGGCAAAGCCGCTGGAGCAATACCGCGCCGAGGAGCTGGAGCACATGAAGCTGAACTTCTACGGCTTCGATCCCAGCTACCACGTGGCGCGCTACAACTTCATCCATAAAGTAAAGAAATCACGCACGCCACTATATCTTGCGGTTCATCGTTCAAAAATAAACAACATTCGATAA
- a CDS encoding tyrosine phosphatase family protein has product MTKTKLPFAMTICGLDELGDELEAFGPTHIISILDPGDDHDDPLVFPGSIKVLSLRFYDLHAMGGVVGKSLDRQGRNEHPSVDHAQTIIDFGREIPSGGRILCHCWAGISRSTAAGFLLACLHLPAAEAMDLIMELRPGAMPNRLIVKFADRILRAEGRMVAAIDGHKRDVGTRSIKSRRR; this is encoded by the coding sequence ATGACCAAGACAAAATTGCCCTTCGCAATGACCATCTGCGGGCTGGATGAGCTTGGTGACGAGTTGGAAGCCTTCGGCCCAACTCACATCATCTCAATTTTGGACCCCGGCGATGACCATGACGATCCATTGGTCTTCCCTGGATCGATCAAGGTGCTGAGTCTCAGATTTTATGACTTACACGCGATGGGGGGAGTGGTTGGAAAGTCACTTGATCGACAGGGACGGAACGAACACCCCAGCGTGGACCATGCTCAGACCATCATTGATTTTGGTCGAGAGATACCCAGCGGTGGCCGAATTTTATGCCATTGCTGGGCAGGAATATCTCGCTCGACAGCCGCCGGATTCTTACTGGCATGCCTGCACCTACCTGCGGCAGAAGCCATGGACCTGATCATGGAGCTACGGCCCGGAGCGATGCCAAACAGGCTCATCGTAAAATTCGCAGACCGGATTCTTCGTGCTGAAGGACGGATGGTTGCTGCGATTGACGGTCACAAACGCGATGTTGGAACTCGGTCAATCAAGTCGAGAAGACGTTGA
- a CDS encoding DNA adenine methylase, which yields MAIFRYPGGKERGKKTIASFIPDDVDEVISPFIGGGAVELDLGQRGIQVHGFDVFAPLTNCWQQIKFDAGAVADSARQFHPMDRDGFYQLQKSYFYILDPVMQAAAFFAINRSSYSGLTFSGGFSGERFTPSSIDKLARTTIPNITVDQADFELSLSRHPDTFVYADPPYLLTHEKSNLYGLRGDAHRHFDHSLLAEVLRNRSGSWLLSYNDTEPVRRLYEGFAMVAASWTYGTGKVGAELLIFSNELADAAGMTRLRRRFGCPWHRDDDLMIQVA from the coding sequence ATGGCGATATTTAGATACCCAGGGGGTAAAGAGAGAGGCAAAAAGACAATTGCTTCCTTCATCCCTGATGACGTGGATGAAGTGATCTCCCCATTCATCGGTGGCGGTGCAGTCGAACTGGACCTGGGCCAACGCGGTATCCAGGTGCATGGATTCGATGTGTTCGCCCCACTCACGAACTGCTGGCAGCAGATCAAGTTCGATGCTGGTGCTGTTGCCGATTCTGCCCGCCAGTTCCATCCGATGGACCGGGATGGGTTCTACCAGCTTCAGAAATCCTACTTCTACATCCTCGATCCGGTGATGCAGGCCGCAGCATTCTTCGCGATCAATCGGTCTTCATATTCGGGCCTAACTTTTTCGGGTGGATTCTCTGGTGAAAGGTTCACCCCGTCATCCATCGACAAGCTGGCAAGAACCACGATCCCCAACATCACCGTAGATCAGGCCGACTTCGAACTCAGCCTCTCGCGGCACCCCGACACCTTCGTATACGCCGACCCGCCATACCTTCTGACCCACGAAAAATCCAACCTCTATGGCCTTCGGGGAGATGCCCATCGGCATTTCGACCATTCGCTCCTGGCGGAGGTGCTTCGCAATCGGTCAGGGTCATGGCTGCTGTCCTATAATGACACCGAACCTGTGCGGCGGCTCTATGAGGGTTTCGCCATGGTCGCTGCTTCCTGGACCTATGGAACCGGCAAGGTCGGAGCCGAACTGCTGATCTTCTCGAACGAATTGGCCGACGCAGCAGGTATGACACGATTGCGTCGCCGATTCGGCTGCCCCTGGCATCGCGACGATGACCTGATGATCCAGGTCGCCTGA
- a CDS encoding GIY-YIG nuclease family protein, which yields MTLPFEASRSYVYNAARYELLPRVAEIAKGFGDEPFLLRDISKKLLAETYLPEQLEIKVKKAKSDATEKMSTIFMFYIPFLAENLKVFENVGGGMFKNISLEEEMAEADAAAIDIESDDAGIIYAYSFPTIVKKDGNRFPIKVGLTTTGEADARVLQQCKTTCCFEYPVILGVWEVQRVAAMEDAIHSTLEARGSKRQSPGTEWFDTTLEEVESVIKFVQPSAHAIPRSS from the coding sequence ATGACTCTTCCCTTTGAGGCTTCTCGTTCTTACGTCTACAACGCAGCAAGGTACGAGTTGCTGCCACGTGTGGCGGAAATCGCCAAAGGCTTCGGCGACGAACCTTTCTTGCTGCGTGATATTTCGAAGAAGTTGCTTGCTGAGACCTACCTGCCCGAACAGTTAGAAATTAAGGTCAAGAAGGCGAAAAGTGATGCGACGGAGAAGATGAGCACCATCTTCATGTTCTACATCCCGTTTCTTGCTGAAAATCTCAAGGTCTTTGAAAACGTAGGTGGCGGGATGTTCAAGAACATCTCGCTTGAAGAGGAAATGGCGGAAGCCGACGCGGCAGCAATCGATATCGAATCGGACGATGCGGGAATTATCTACGCCTATTCGTTTCCCACCATCGTCAAGAAAGACGGAAACCGTTTTCCCATCAAAGTCGGCTTGACCACTACAGGCGAGGCGGACGCCCGTGTGTTGCAGCAATGCAAAACGACATGTTGCTTTGAGTATCCCGTCATCCTTGGGGTTTGGGAAGTTCAACGGGTCGCGGCGATGGAAGATGCTATCCATTCCACTTTGGAAGCTCGTGGATCGAAGCGTCAATCACCGGGCACGGAATGGTTCGACACGACGCTTGAAGAGGTCGAGAGCGTCATCAAGTTCGTTCAGCCATCGGCACACGCGATCCCCCGTTCGTCATAA
- a CDS encoding DUF4160 domain-containing protein, with the protein MPEISRFLGMIIAMYYDDHAPPHFHVRYGDREAVIRINDLACIQGNLPPKAMGLVIEWAMAHKEELEKDWALARQDLPLNKIAPLE; encoded by the coding sequence ATGCCTGAGATCAGCCGGTTCCTGGGCATGATCATCGCCATGTATTACGACGACCATGCGCCGCCCCACTTCCATGTCCGTTATGGTGACCGCGAGGCGGTGATCCGCATCAACGATCTGGCCTGTATCCAGGGGAACCTGCCGCCCAAAGCCATGGGCCTCGTGATAGAATGGGCGATGGCTCACAAGGAAGAGCTGGAAAAGGACTGGGCCCTGGCCCGTCAGGACTTGCCCCTCAACAAGATCGCACCTCTGGAGTAG
- the hypD gene encoding hydrogenase formation protein HypD yields MKYIDEFRDGEVAQSIAQAIKAEADPGSTYHIMEFCGGHTHAISRYGLEDLLPANVRMIHGPGCPVCVLPVGRIDAAIWLAKQPGVTLVTYGDMLRVPGSKRLSLLKAKAEGADVRMVYSTLDAIKLAQANPDRQVVFFAIGFETTTPPTAVAIKQAQALDLKNFSVFCNHVLTPSAITQILDSPEVRELGTVKLDAFIGPAHVSTIIGSRPYEYFAEEYQRPVVIAGFEPLDVMQAVRMLVRQINDGRFEVENEFARAVTRDGNEKAKSLVADMFELRRAFEWRGLGLVPYSALRLKEPYAAWDAERRWDVPQDSPPDNKACECGAILRGVKKPTDCKLFGTVCTPENPMGSCMVSAEGACAAHWTYGRFRDLETSHA; encoded by the coding sequence GTGAAATACATCGACGAATTTCGCGACGGCGAGGTGGCGCAAAGCATCGCCCAGGCCATCAAGGCCGAGGCCGATCCCGGCTCCACCTATCACATCATGGAGTTCTGCGGCGGCCACACCCATGCCATCTCGCGCTATGGGCTGGAGGATTTGCTGCCCGCCAATGTGCGGATGATCCACGGGCCGGGCTGCCCGGTCTGCGTCCTGCCCGTCGGCCGCATCGACGCCGCCATCTGGCTGGCCAAGCAGCCGGGCGTCACCCTGGTCACCTATGGCGACATGCTGCGGGTGCCGGGCTCGAAGCGCCTGTCGCTGCTGAAGGCCAAGGCCGAGGGCGCCGACGTGCGCATGGTCTATTCCACCCTGGACGCCATCAAGCTGGCCCAAGCCAACCCCGACCGCCAGGTGGTGTTCTTCGCCATCGGCTTCGAGACCACCACGCCGCCCACCGCCGTGGCCATCAAACAGGCCCAGGCGCTGGACCTGAAGAATTTCAGCGTGTTCTGCAACCACGTGCTGACGCCGTCGGCCATCACCCAGATTCTCGACAGCCCGGAAGTGCGCGAGCTGGGCACGGTCAAGCTGGACGCCTTCATCGGCCCGGCCCATGTGTCAACCATCATCGGCTCGCGACCCTACGAATACTTCGCCGAGGAATACCAGCGCCCGGTGGTGATCGCCGGCTTCGAGCCGCTGGACGTCATGCAGGCGGTGCGCATGCTGGTCCGCCAGATCAACGACGGCCGCTTCGAGGTGGAGAACGAGTTCGCCCGCGCCGTGACTCGCGACGGCAACGAGAAGGCCAAGTCCCTGGTGGCCGACATGTTCGAGCTTCGGCGCGCCTTCGAGTGGCGGGGCCTCGGACTGGTGCCCTATTCGGCGCTGCGCCTCAAGGAGCCCTATGCCGCCTGGGACGCCGAGCGCCGCTGGGACGTGCCCCAGGACAGCCCGCCCGACAACAAGGCCTGCGAATGCGGCGCCATCCTCAGGGGCGTCAAGAAGCCCACCGATTGCAAGCTGTTCGGCACCGTGTGCACCCCCGAGAACCCCATGGGCTCGTGCATGGTCTCGGCCGAAGGCGCCTGCGCCGCCCATTGGACCTACGGCCGCTTCCGCGACCTGGAGACGAGCCATGCCTGA
- a CDS encoding tyrosine-type recombinase/integrase: MKSQLSQAFAESVKPTEKREYYWDLDIPGFGLLVLPSGRKSWLYQSKLKGSRTDKRITLGTFPIMEFTKARGDAIKYAGVVQNGGNHAVEKEEEAIRCSTVKDVFEFYVKMGKMKPQTRKNVTAHCENHVYSKLGSMRYFDLTKPYFIRWLEANFKDAPGTAYNLILHTRSAYNFARGRGAIPAETVNPAAAVVREGGLTISLKKTAGYAMAMEDAELTDLLNAIREAYNHRDFNPINVAMIELILSTGARKGEILSLRFDEIDLEKRTITKINHKTSETSLMPRTIYLSDHALSVLDRAAEARKTMRRNSSEWVFPATRGRGHSSDANRPVTAIGNLCGFPSLKPHNLRSLYINVAIDSGVPLPVVSQNVGHSTVDTTLKHYLKNKKSSLLEGANGVGIKLASLAQMDD; this comes from the coding sequence ATGAAATCGCAACTATCCCAGGCTTTCGCCGAGTCAGTCAAACCAACTGAAAAGCGTGAATATTACTGGGATTTGGATATCCCTGGCTTTGGCTTGCTTGTCTTGCCCTCGGGTCGGAAATCCTGGCTCTATCAATCCAAGTTAAAAGGAAGCCGCACGGATAAACGGATAACCCTTGGAACATTCCCGATTATGGAATTCACCAAAGCACGTGGCGATGCCATCAAGTATGCTGGTGTAGTTCAAAATGGCGGAAATCATGCGGTTGAGAAAGAAGAAGAAGCGATTAGGTGCAGCACAGTAAAAGATGTCTTTGAATTTTACGTTAAAATGGGAAAAATGAAGCCGCAAACTCGCAAAAATGTAACCGCCCATTGCGAAAATCACGTCTACAGCAAACTTGGATCAATGAGGTATTTCGACCTAACTAAACCTTATTTCATTCGCTGGCTTGAAGCAAACTTCAAAGATGCCCCCGGAACAGCATACAACCTCATTCTTCATACTCGTTCAGCTTACAATTTTGCCCGTGGACGGGGAGCCATCCCCGCCGAAACTGTAAACCCTGCCGCTGCGGTGGTTCGTGAAGGTGGGCTGACCATCAGCCTCAAGAAGACGGCAGGTTATGCTATGGCGATGGAGGACGCCGAGCTAACCGACCTACTCAACGCGATCCGGGAAGCGTATAATCACCGTGATTTCAACCCAATAAATGTTGCAATGATCGAACTTATATTGAGCACTGGTGCCAGAAAGGGAGAAATTTTATCCCTTCGGTTTGATGAAATAGACCTTGAGAAGAGAACCATTACAAAAATTAACCATAAGACCTCCGAAACATCACTCATGCCACGCACAATCTACCTGTCTGACCATGCACTATCCGTCTTGGATCGAGCAGCGGAAGCCCGCAAAACCATGCGGCGAAACAGCAGTGAATGGGTATTTCCTGCCACCCGTGGCCGAGGCCACTCCAGTGATGCCAACCGCCCAGTTACGGCTATCGGCAATTTATGCGGCTTCCCCTCGCTCAAGCCGCACAACCTAAGGTCGCTGTACATCAACGTTGCCATTGATAGCGGGGTTCCATTGCCAGTGGTGTCGCAGAACGTCGGACACAGCACTGTAGATACCACCCTTAAACACTACCTAAAAAATAAGAAATCAAGTTTGTTGGAAGGTGCAAATGGGGTCGGGATCAAACTGGCATCTCTGGCACAAATGGATGATTAA